One genomic window of Arachis hypogaea cultivar Tifrunner chromosome 8, arahy.Tifrunner.gnm2.J5K5, whole genome shotgun sequence includes the following:
- the LOC112706184 gene encoding uncharacterized protein isoform X1 has protein sequence MAYPHYRPHQFGDTTFTKLFVGGLAWETPTEELRKYFDQFGEILEAVIITDKNTGKSKGYGFVTFRDQESARRACSDPNPVIDGRRANCNIASLGRTRPSPPRGRNYMVQGGGAAQQGASYAGVPAGAGPSSLAAAPPLMYPPPYGYPTYTPEYGYHHQATLYTPQMQQAQYYHHQQQQIYGSPSSAMGSPYYYGGYSMQAPRSTLLSSPQHANRLPPPAAAAGPSYVYYPTTPMEPSSFTPYHHHPLQQPTIRHPFPSPTDLQTQQQQRTSSSSTETAAAGGVVITSSESSNTQQGKKNN, from the exons ATGGCATATCCGCATTACCGGCCACATCAGTTCGGAGACACCACATTCACCAAACTCTTCGTTGGAGGCTTAGCTTGGGAGACTCCAACTGAAGAACTCAGAAAGTACTTTGACCAGTTCGGTGAAATCCTTGAAGCCGTTATCATCACTGATAAGAACACAGGAAAATCCAAAGGCTACGGTTTC GTAACGTTCCGCGATCAAGAATCAGCAAGGAGAGCATGTTCTGATCCAAACCCAGTGATTGATGGAAGAAGAGCGAATTGTAATATTGCTTCTCTTGGCAGGACTCGACCATCACCACCCCGAG GCAGGAACTATATGgttcaaggaggaggagcagcacAACAGGGGGCGTCGTACGCCGGTGTTCCGGCGGGAGCAGGACCGTCATCATTGGCAGCAGCACCACCACTAATGTACCCGCCACCGTATGG CTACCCAACCTACACTCCTGAATACGGGTACCACCACCAA GCGACATTGTACACCCCACAGATGCAGCAAGCACAATAttatcatcatcaacaacaacaaatatATGGATCACCATCATCCGCTATGGGATCACCATATTACTATGGTGGTTACTCAATGCAAGCACCAAGAAGCACATTACTTTCTTCACCGCAGCATGCAAATCGTTTACCACCACCAGCTGCAGCTGCCGGACCCTCCTATGTATACTACCCTACCACACCAATGGAACCCTCCTCCTTCACTCCTTACCATCATCATCCTCTCCAACAACCAACAATAAGGCATCCCTTTCCATCTCCTACTG ATCTACAAACTCAGCAGCAGCAAcgaacatcatcatcatcaactgaAACAGCAGCAGCTGGAGGAGTAGTTATAACTTCATCAGAAAGTTCGAATACCCAGCAAGGGAAGAAGAATAACTAA
- the LOC112706184 gene encoding uncharacterized protein isoform X2, which translates to MAYPHYRPHQFGDTTFTKLFVGGLAWETPTEELRKYFDQFGEILEAVIITDKNTGKSKGYGFVTFRDQESARRACSDPNPVIDGRRANCNIASLGRTRPSPPRGRNYMVQGGGAAQQGASYAGVPAGAGPSSLAAAPPLMYPPPYGYPTYTPEYGYHHQATLYTPQMQQAQYYHHQQQQIYGSPSSAMGSPYYYGGYSMQAPRSTLLSSPQHANRLPPPAAAAGPSYVYYPTTPMEPSSFTPYHHHPLQQPTIRHPFPSPTAATNIIIIN; encoded by the exons ATGGCATATCCGCATTACCGGCCACATCAGTTCGGAGACACCACATTCACCAAACTCTTCGTTGGAGGCTTAGCTTGGGAGACTCCAACTGAAGAACTCAGAAAGTACTTTGACCAGTTCGGTGAAATCCTTGAAGCCGTTATCATCACTGATAAGAACACAGGAAAATCCAAAGGCTACGGTTTC GTAACGTTCCGCGATCAAGAATCAGCAAGGAGAGCATGTTCTGATCCAAACCCAGTGATTGATGGAAGAAGAGCGAATTGTAATATTGCTTCTCTTGGCAGGACTCGACCATCACCACCCCGAG GCAGGAACTATATGgttcaaggaggaggagcagcacAACAGGGGGCGTCGTACGCCGGTGTTCCGGCGGGAGCAGGACCGTCATCATTGGCAGCAGCACCACCACTAATGTACCCGCCACCGTATGG CTACCCAACCTACACTCCTGAATACGGGTACCACCACCAA GCGACATTGTACACCCCACAGATGCAGCAAGCACAATAttatcatcatcaacaacaacaaatatATGGATCACCATCATCCGCTATGGGATCACCATATTACTATGGTGGTTACTCAATGCAAGCACCAAGAAGCACATTACTTTCTTCACCGCAGCATGCAAATCGTTTACCACCACCAGCTGCAGCTGCCGGACCCTCCTATGTATACTACCCTACCACACCAATGGAACCCTCCTCCTTCACTCCTTACCATCATCATCCTCTCCAACAACCAACAATAAGGCATCCCTTTCCATCTCCTACTG CAGCAAcgaacatcatcatcatcaactga